The following are from one region of the Salicibibacter kimchii genome:
- a CDS encoding uroporphyrinogen-III synthase has translation MLSSAPVALVTRGQADQTDEDPLVSQLQALSLPMQHIPLVKQQMRKNHETIPDPYEVDWLVFTSANAVCYFDCLMFVKKWIDANVHVAAVGPKTAEAVASLGFTVDLFPEKTYTAEALADALAAVIRPGDTVVIPKSKQARKVLPNYLNERGANVVDPAIYETKARTENAHDLAVFFKGHDHGVITFTSPSAVHAFKQMQPDLPMWPAICIGTITATAATEAGFSQVDAAFPHTFASLAARVSNYMNEVNTR, from the coding sequence ATGTTGTCAAGTGCCCCTGTTGCCCTTGTCACCAGAGGGCAAGCCGACCAAACGGATGAAGATCCTTTAGTCTCTCAGTTGCAAGCATTGTCCTTGCCTATGCAACATATCCCCCTTGTAAAACAACAAATGCGAAAGAATCATGAAACAATCCCCGATCCCTACGAGGTGGACTGGCTTGTTTTCACGAGCGCGAATGCGGTTTGTTACTTTGATTGCTTGATGTTTGTGAAAAAATGGATAGACGCTAACGTCCATGTAGCAGCTGTTGGCCCTAAAACAGCGGAAGCTGTTGCTTCCCTCGGGTTTACAGTTGATCTTTTCCCGGAAAAAACATATACGGCAGAAGCGCTGGCCGATGCATTGGCCGCTGTGATCCGTCCGGGCGACACGGTTGTGATCCCAAAAAGCAAACAAGCAAGAAAGGTACTCCCCAATTATTTGAATGAACGAGGGGCGAATGTTGTGGACCCTGCCATTTATGAGACAAAAGCACGGACAGAAAACGCGCATGATTTGGCTGTATTTTTCAAAGGGCATGATCACGGCGTGATTACATTTACGAGTCCGAGCGCTGTCCACGCGTTTAAGCAGATGCAACCCGATCTTCCGATGTGGCCCGCCATCTGTATTGGCACGATCACCGCGACTGCCGCTACAGAAGCGGGGTTTTCACAAGTGGACGCGGCTTTCCCCCACACATTTGCAAGCTTAGCTGCACGCGTTTCAAACTATATGAATGAGGTGAATACCCGATGA
- the hemL gene encoding glutamate-1-semialdehyde 2,1-aminomutase — MRTFERSKQAFQRAKPLMPGGVNSAVRAYKSVGMDHGIYMNKGEGPYITDLDENTYIDYVQSWGPLILGHADPRVVDRLQETAALGTSFGTSHEMEAALAELVIDRVPSVEVVRFVNSGTEATMSALRLARGFTGRSKIVKMEGNYHGHGDSLLIKAGSGVATLGLPDSPGVPKGTASETLTVPYNDLESLSLVFEQFGDDIAAVILEPVAGNMNVVTPEEGYLEGVRKVTEDHGSLLIFDEVMTGFRVGYHSAQGKFGVTPDLTTLGKVIGGGLPVGAFGGRGDIMEQIAPSGPIYQAGTLSGNPLAMTAGYETLAQVTAEDYEQFERRGARLEEGLRSAAEKNGMPHHINRAGSMLGLFFTDEHVKNFETAKTSDVDLFARYFQEMLQEGISVAPSQFEGMFLSTKHDDDIIEETIAAAERVFARIGK, encoded by the coding sequence ATGCGTACATTTGAACGATCAAAACAAGCGTTTCAAAGAGCCAAACCTCTCATGCCGGGAGGGGTGAACAGTGCCGTCCGTGCATACAAATCGGTGGGGATGGACCACGGGATTTATATGAACAAAGGGGAAGGGCCTTACATTACAGATCTGGATGAGAACACCTATATTGATTATGTCCAATCATGGGGACCGTTGATCCTCGGGCACGCAGATCCTCGTGTCGTGGATCGTTTACAGGAAACCGCGGCGTTGGGGACAAGCTTTGGCACGTCTCATGAGATGGAAGCGGCCCTTGCCGAGCTCGTCATTGATCGCGTACCATCCGTCGAAGTTGTACGGTTTGTGAACTCGGGTACGGAAGCGACGATGAGCGCCCTGCGTCTTGCCCGTGGTTTTACAGGCAGAAGCAAAATCGTGAAAATGGAAGGGAATTATCACGGGCACGGGGATTCGCTGTTAATCAAAGCAGGTTCCGGAGTGGCCACTTTAGGTTTGCCGGATAGCCCCGGGGTGCCGAAAGGAACGGCTTCGGAGACGCTTACGGTTCCTTATAACGATCTCGAAAGCCTGTCGCTTGTATTTGAACAGTTTGGCGATGACATCGCGGCTGTTATCCTTGAGCCGGTTGCCGGCAATATGAATGTGGTCACTCCCGAAGAAGGCTATCTCGAGGGCGTGCGCAAGGTGACTGAAGACCACGGGAGCCTTTTGATTTTTGACGAAGTCATGACCGGCTTTCGCGTCGGGTACCATTCCGCTCAAGGAAAATTTGGCGTCACTCCTGATTTGACAACATTGGGCAAGGTCATTGGCGGCGGTCTTCCTGTCGGTGCGTTCGGCGGCAGAGGAGATATTATGGAGCAGATAGCCCCGTCAGGGCCGATCTATCAAGCGGGAACGCTCTCGGGGAATCCTTTGGCGATGACCGCGGGATATGAAACATTGGCCCAAGTGACTGCGGAAGATTATGAGCAGTTCGAACGGCGGGGGGCACGCCTGGAAGAAGGGCTCCGCTCGGCAGCAGAAAAGAATGGGATGCCTCATCATATTAATCGGGCAGGTTCGATGCTAGGCCTCTTCTTTACCGACGAACATGTGAAGAACTTTGAAACTGCCAAAACTTCAGATGTGGATTTATTCGCGAGATATTTTCAGGAAATGTTGCAAGAAGGTATTTCCGTTGCTCCTTCCCAATTTGAGGGAATGTTTTTGTCAACCAAGCACGATGACGACATCATTGAAGAAACAATCGCCGCCGCAGAGCGGGTATTCGCGAGAATCGGAAAATAA
- the spoVID gene encoding stage VI sporulation protein D, producing the protein MTQEQPSALSFNLEEAIWLDQGERIQSILGLELEPDITMQEDDQEVLIQGGLHLVGQYQPYENNEDNTYDDESRSQVPQTADRLSTTNAGEREIKHFFPVDVTIPLHRIQSLDDLYVQIDSFDYDLPEPSCIQLTADVTITGMKEGENTKRNASAMPEGFPTFTHEVKAPPSKEAPVHLPSDDSGALREETTVEEQEKEQMEAHASGPALNFETQEEEAASEEAIPPRGEQNENVAQEEPAPEKVQQTEEPVLPSGNVDVDLSNVEPEQEERGYEVVQADDEEEQAASFPDEKETPPTNKRDNALYLTEMLGSDDRESFTKMRMCIIQENESLDIIADRYGYTVQQLLRWNRMDMNHVNQGEIIYIPVPSANE; encoded by the coding sequence GTGACCCAAGAACAACCATCGGCTTTATCTTTTAACCTTGAAGAAGCGATATGGCTTGATCAAGGTGAGCGTATTCAATCCATTCTCGGCTTGGAGTTAGAGCCGGATATTACGATGCAAGAAGATGATCAGGAAGTGCTCATTCAAGGAGGCTTACATCTCGTCGGCCAATATCAACCTTATGAAAACAACGAAGATAACACATATGATGATGAGAGTCGGAGCCAAGTGCCGCAAACAGCGGATCGTTTGAGCACGACAAATGCAGGCGAGCGGGAAATTAAGCATTTTTTTCCCGTCGATGTAACCATTCCACTTCATCGCATTCAAAGCTTGGATGATTTGTATGTTCAGATTGACAGTTTTGATTATGATTTGCCGGAACCAAGTTGCATTCAATTAACGGCGGACGTGACCATTACGGGAATGAAAGAGGGCGAGAATACCAAGAGAAATGCCAGCGCAATGCCGGAAGGGTTTCCAACGTTTACACACGAAGTGAAAGCACCTCCTTCGAAGGAAGCACCTGTTCATCTGCCCTCAGATGATTCCGGGGCGTTACGTGAGGAAACAACAGTGGAAGAGCAAGAAAAAGAACAAATGGAAGCACATGCCTCAGGGCCAGCTCTGAATTTTGAAACACAAGAAGAGGAAGCGGCCTCCGAGGAAGCGATACCTCCCCGAGGAGAACAAAACGAGAACGTGGCGCAAGAAGAACCAGCGCCGGAAAAAGTACAGCAAACGGAAGAACCGGTGCTGCCAAGTGGCAACGTTGACGTCGATCTTTCCAATGTTGAACCGGAGCAGGAAGAACGGGGATATGAGGTCGTACAGGCTGACGACGAAGAAGAACAAGCGGCGTCGTTCCCGGACGAAAAGGAAACACCACCAACCAACAAGCGGGATAACGCGCTTTACCTGACGGAAATGCTGGGCAGCGACGATCGGGAGTCTTTTACGAAAATGCGGATGTGTATCATTCAAGAGAATGAGTCTTTGGATATTATCGCCGATCGCTATGGATATACCGTCCAACAGTTGCTAAGATGGAACAGAATGGATATGAATCACGTAAATCAAGGAGAAATTATTTATATTCCGGTGCCATCCGCGAATGAATGA
- a CDS encoding cytochrome C assembly family protein — protein sequence MAASNIIYVLTITLYSLSVFAYFIDFLQNNRKANRLAFWFLSIVWVLQTIFLLLRAFQFERLPLLTPFEGLFFYAWAMVTLSLIVNFYFRVDFLVFVMNVVGFSLMAVSLFLPTGNLSPVWEEILTSELLILHVTLIILSYAGFTVAFACSVLYLIEHQMLKNKKWGKRLLRFGSLNKLNHFSYVATMGAYPLLLLGVILGFIWAYSGDGMHSIPLFDPKVLGSLAVLVFYGGYLYQKKVKGKQGYSMAFYNMLGFLILLANYLLTSEWSSFHIWSV from the coding sequence TTGGCCGCCTCAAACATCATCTACGTGTTGACGATCACGCTATATAGCCTGAGCGTATTTGCATACTTTATTGACTTTCTCCAGAATAACCGGAAGGCCAACCGACTGGCCTTCTGGTTCCTTTCTATCGTCTGGGTGTTGCAGACCATCTTTTTACTATTGCGTGCTTTCCAGTTTGAACGTCTCCCGCTTTTAACCCCTTTTGAAGGGTTATTCTTTTATGCTTGGGCGATGGTTACCCTTTCTTTAATTGTTAATTTTTATTTCCGTGTTGATTTCCTTGTTTTTGTTATGAATGTGGTAGGCTTTTCGTTGATGGCCGTAAGTCTGTTTTTGCCCACCGGTAATCTATCCCCGGTGTGGGAAGAGATCCTCACTTCTGAACTGCTGATCTTGCATGTAACGTTAATTATTCTTTCGTATGCCGGTTTTACCGTTGCTTTTGCCTGCTCGGTGTTATATTTGATCGAACACCAGATGCTAAAGAACAAAAAGTGGGGGAAGCGGTTGCTACGGTTCGGAAGCCTGAATAAACTGAATCACTTTTCATACGTGGCCACGATGGGCGCGTATCCGCTCCTGTTATTGGGCGTTATTCTTGGTTTTATATGGGCGTACAGCGGGGATGGCATGCATTCAATCCCTCTATTTGATCCGAAGGTTCTCGGTTCTTTAGCGGTGTTGGTTTTTTATGGTGGTTATTTATATCAAAAAAAGGTAAAAGGGAAACAAGGGTACAGCATGGCTTTTTATAACATGCTTGGATTTTTAATTTTGCTCGCCAATTATTTATTGACGAGTGAATGGTCAAGCTTTCACATATGGAGTGTGTAG
- the hemB gene encoding porphobilinogen synthase produces the protein MSELQFDRNRRMRTTGAIRDLVRETTVKQDDLISPVFAVEGTDVKHEVPSMPGVYQYSLDLLKKEIDDVVEHGIKAILLFGVPGTKDELGSNAYNENGIVQRAIRELKGKHPELMIIADTCLCQFTDHGHCGVIEEGHIVNDRSLDLLVKTAISQAEAGADVIAPSNMMDGFVAAIRSGLDEADFKHIPIMSYAVKYASAYYGPFRDAAHSSPSFGDRRTYQMDPANRNEALREAMSDDREGADFLIVKPALSYLDIVSDVKSAINRPVVAYNVSGEYSMIKAAAAQGWLDEKETVMEKLTSMKRAGADLIVTYFAKDMARWISESDQGGS, from the coding sequence ATGAGTGAGCTTCAGTTTGACCGAAATCGGCGAATGCGGACGACGGGTGCTATCCGTGATCTTGTCCGGGAAACGACGGTAAAACAAGATGATTTGATTTCTCCTGTTTTTGCCGTTGAGGGGACGGATGTCAAGCATGAAGTTCCGTCGATGCCCGGTGTGTATCAATATTCGTTAGATTTGCTAAAAAAAGAAATCGATGATGTTGTGGAGCACGGGATTAAGGCCATTCTTTTGTTCGGTGTGCCGGGCACAAAGGATGAGCTCGGAAGCAACGCGTACAATGAAAACGGCATTGTCCAGCGCGCGATTCGGGAATTGAAAGGGAAGCATCCGGAATTAATGATTATTGCAGATACGTGCCTGTGCCAATTTACCGACCATGGTCATTGCGGAGTGATTGAAGAGGGCCATATTGTAAATGACCGATCATTGGATTTGCTTGTTAAAACAGCTATTTCCCAAGCGGAAGCAGGCGCGGATGTGATCGCTCCGTCGAATATGATGGATGGGTTCGTAGCCGCGATTCGTTCCGGATTGGATGAAGCGGACTTCAAGCATATTCCGATCATGTCTTATGCCGTGAAATATGCGTCCGCGTATTACGGTCCGTTTAGAGATGCTGCCCACAGCTCCCCGTCGTTTGGGGACCGGCGAACGTATCAAATGGACCCCGCCAATCGCAACGAAGCCCTTCGTGAGGCGATGTCCGATGACCGGGAAGGTGCGGACTTTTTGATTGTGAAACCGGCGCTTTCCTACCTAGATATCGTCAGTGATGTGAAAAGCGCGATTAACCGCCCGGTGGTCGCCTACAATGTCTCCGGGGAATATTCCATGATTAAAGCAGCTGCCGCTCAAGGCTGGCTCGATGAAAAAGAAACGGTGATGGAAAAATTAACGAGCATGAAACGGGCAGGGGCGGACTTGATTGTCACTTATTTTGCCAAGGATATGGCCCGTTGGATCAGTGAATCCGACCAAGGAGGTAGTTAA
- the hemC gene encoding hydroxymethylbilane synthase: MRTIVIGTRKSNLALKQTEWVKEKLEGLGLPYKFELKKIVTKGDRILDVTLSKVGGKALFVKEIEKAMEDGEIDLAVHSMKDIPSVIPEGFALGAVTERVDPRDVLITESGKKLHELPAGAVIGTSSLRRQAQILAARPDVEVKWIRGNIETRMRKMKEEDFDAIVLAAAGLERMGWSAEIVTEYLAPENSLPSVGQGALGIECRADDRNILELLQHIHDEEVARTVQAERAFLKNVEGSCQVPVAGHAVMEKGKDVTLRALVASPDGKTLLQDERTGSDPEQLGKIIAANLLDRGGKEILDQVKKDLEE, translated from the coding sequence ATGAGAACAATCGTAATTGGAACAAGGAAAAGCAACTTGGCGCTTAAGCAGACCGAATGGGTCAAGGAGAAGTTGGAAGGATTAGGACTTCCCTATAAATTTGAACTGAAAAAGATCGTGACAAAAGGCGATCGCATCCTTGACGTGACACTTTCCAAAGTAGGCGGGAAAGCGCTGTTTGTCAAAGAGATCGAAAAGGCGATGGAAGACGGGGAAATTGATCTTGCCGTTCACAGCATGAAGGACATTCCTTCGGTCATTCCGGAAGGCTTCGCCCTCGGCGCGGTGACAGAACGAGTAGATCCGCGGGATGTACTGATCACGGAATCCGGGAAAAAACTTCATGAGCTTCCGGCAGGCGCAGTGATCGGTACGAGCAGTTTGCGGCGCCAAGCGCAAATCCTCGCCGCACGACCGGATGTGGAAGTAAAATGGATTCGCGGTAATATTGAAACACGAATGAGAAAAATGAAGGAAGAAGATTTTGATGCCATCGTATTGGCTGCAGCCGGTTTAGAGCGAATGGGTTGGTCCGCCGAAATCGTCACCGAATATTTGGCGCCGGAAAACAGCTTGCCGTCCGTCGGTCAAGGTGCGCTTGGTATTGAGTGCCGAGCGGACGATCGCAATATATTGGAACTACTGCAACATATCCATGATGAGGAAGTTGCCCGCACGGTGCAAGCGGAGCGAGCCTTTTTGAAAAATGTGGAAGGTAGTTGCCAAGTGCCGGTAGCGGGACACGCGGTGATGGAGAAAGGAAAGGATGTTACGCTACGTGCGCTTGTCGCCTCCCCGGACGGTAAAACATTGCTTCAGGATGAACGTACCGGAAGTGATCCGGAACAATTAGGGAAAATCATTGCAGCCAATCTTCTTGATCGTGGGGGGAAAGAAATTCTCGATCAAGTGAAAAAAGATCTGGAGGAGTAA